In Edaphobacter aggregans, the sequence CTCGGTACCGGGCAGGTCTACCTCCAGGCGCGACAGCTTGGAGGCACTCAGTCGTTCGGTCAATTGCACATCCGACAGTTGCCGCGCCACCTCCGCATCGGGTTTGCCATGGGCCGCGGCCAACACCTGCTCCAACTGTTCCACGTTGACACGTTTAGCCGCGAACGCTGGAAAGGCGATCTCAGTCAGCAATAAAAGGAGGAGGGCTAACTTCTGCATCACAGATCCCCCGCAGGGCGAACGGGTCATCATAGGCTCTTCCGTGCAGACACAGCAATTGATTGAGAACTTTTGACTCGTCCCGTACCGTAGCTCCCCTTTTCATCTATATGCAGGGCTCAATCACTTCAGACTACGCAGGTAGGCAACAAGTGCATCTGTATCTGCCTGATTCAGATCGACCGGAGGCATCCCTCCCTTGATCATTTGAGGTGTTCGATGATGCAACAAGAAGGCCAACTGATTAGAGGAATACTTCTGGCCTATGCCGATAAGCGCCGGCGCCTCTGTGGTGCCTTCGCCCCGATCTCCGTGGCAGCCACCGCAGGGTTGCTCCGCGAAGATGGCGGTGCCTTTGGCGATGAGCGGATCGGCAGTTACCAATGCCACCGGTACAGGATTGGAGGGCTGCGATTGAATTTGAAATGGTTGGCGCATGTAGTCGATTTCGGCTTGTTTCTGACGCGTCAGCTGCGCGGCCACGTTCTGATCGGTCCTGTCGTCGCGGTAGCTGATGGCGCCCAGGCCTGCATAGCAAGCTACGAAGATGGCAAATCCAGCAACAACAACAGGACGCTTCCATGGCCGGCGTTCGCGTCCACGATCAAGAAAAGGAATTGCTGCAAACAGCAAGGCGAGGAGTCCGGGTAGGAGGATGCCGCCGAATAGAGACCATCTCCCGCTTACGACCTTCAGCCACTGAAAGATTGGCAGATAATACCATTCGGGGCGAGGTATATAGCTGGTATCTGAAGTATTGGCTTCTGGACCAAGATGAACTGGAACAAAGTATGCCACCAGTGCAAGAGCCAGAACAATCAGCAGACTTGCAACCATATCCATGACTAACTGGCGAGGATAAAACTTTTGTGTTGGAAGCTTGGGATAAACAGGGTCTTCCTTAAAGGGACCAGCAGCGCCTGCCTTACGAAACAAGAAGACGTGCATAGCGATGAAAGCTATCAGCATTCCGGGCAATACGAAAACGTGAAGCACAAAGAAGCGCGATAGGGTCAGCGTCCCCATCTGTGGGCCACCGCGGAGTAGTTGCTGCAGAGGCTCTCCGATAAGCGGGACTTCACTGATGATGTTCGTTCCAACCGCCGTAGCGAAGTATGCCTTTTGATCCCAAGGCAACAAATAACCGGTAAAGGCCATGCCCAACATTAGAGCAAGCAAGAAGCATCCGGAGAGCCAGAGTAATTCGCGCCGGCCTTTGTAGGAACCGTAAAGAAGCGTTTGCGAGATATGCAGAAATAGCAGAATGATAATGGCGGTCGCGCCATAGGCGTGAATGCTGCGCAAAAACAATCCCGAGCTGACCACCTTGGAAATATAGGAGACGGTTGTATGTGCGTGATCGGAGGAGGGTACATAGTATAGAGTGAGGAAAACTCCGGTGATTACCTGCGACAAAAACAGATAGAGCAGTCCTGACCCGAAGACGTAGGCCCAGCGAGCGCCCCCTGGGATTGGTTCGTCGAGTGCTTCATTCAGTAGCGAGTGGATGTCAGTGCGACGATCCAACCACTTCATCCATCCAGAGATGGGCCTCTGGTTTTCTTGTGACAAGGGATGCTCTGGGTCCGGCATGGTCTCTCCAAATCTCAGCCGACCGGTTCTTTTTTGGCAACCAGCTGGCGAAAGTATTGAAAGCGGACCTTGAGAATACCGTTTTCAACCTTGCTTTCGAGCTCGTCCATTGCGCGGAGCGGTGGCCCGGAAATGTGCACACCAATGTTCGTAAAGGTGCCACCGTGGCAGGGGCAGATGAACTTGTCTCGTTTTCCGATCCACCGCACGGCGCAACCAAGGTGCGGACATACGGATGAAAGCACCTTAAAGTTGCCGCTCCCCGTGGGCACAATATATACACCGTTTTGCACCACGGAGCTGCGCCAGCCGTCGATCTTTTTGACGTCAATTGTGCGCGCAACAGGTTCGGCGAGCGAAAGGAATTCATCGATCTTTCCGACATCGGACCAAGATGCTTCTTCAGATGGGACACGCAGAGGAAAGGTGGCAAAGCGCATAAGCGGAATAGCCAATGTCGCGCTGACTAGACCCCCAGCGGCAGCCAATAATAAGCCAAGAAACGACCGGCGTTCCGGCACGGGAACAGGCATTTGCTCAGGAAGATGTGCTGGGGCAGGCATCAACTTTATTCCTACGGTTTATAGAGACAGTATTGAACTTCGAGTGGGTTGGGAGGCAATCCAAATTTGTCCTCATAACGGCTTTTCGTAGAGCCCTCGAACGATCCGAGGCCGTCCGAGAAATCACCCTGGAGGTCTCTTCAGGTGAGGCCAGTTAACCAGATGCATGAGTCTGCTTGTGTCATGCGGTTGTAAATAACTTGTCATTAATTGCGTAGCAAGGAAGTGACTACTCGATTCCTCTCCGCCCAAGCCCTCTTGGATGAGAGGAGACGTATAGCTTTTGAAGTGGTCCCAGCTCTTGTTCGAGTTTGTTGCTTCTCAACTGATTCAGAGACGCTTAGTCTTCTAAGGTTGTGTTCAGCGTTCTAGGTTACCAGCGTGGATAATCGGCGTAGGCTAGCCATTACATCTTCCATACCAATCCCGAAGTCGATGAGACAAGCGATCTCATCCACTTCGTGTTCGCTAAGGAACTCAGCTTGATGAGCACACTGATCAAGAGTTCCGATAAAACTCAATTCACTGTGTAGGTCGTTATTTACCTGGATGTTAATCATTATTTCGCTTTCCCGCTCACTGATCTGAGAAAAGCCTTTGCTCTGCTTGGCCCCGAGGGAATGATCCTTTTGCATTCCGATATTCACTTTAAGATATTTGGCCATAGCGGGCCGGGCGATGGTTTTTATCTCTTCAGCGTTTTCCCCAACAAACGTGTGAGCCATCAACGTGATATGACCACGACGGCCATGATGGGCTTGAATTGAGTCCCGGTAAATTTGCGCTTTGCGGGTGAACTCTTTGAGGTCATGTTTGAGTGCGAAGTTCGCCGTTAGAACATTGAATCCAAGCTTGCCGGCATTGAGGAAACTGTCATCCGATTGACCGGTTATCCAGACGGGTAGTTCCTTTTGAATAGGTGCCGGTAGAATCCCAACGTCGATCGTAACCCCCTCTCCATTTACCAGTGGTATCTTCTCGCCTCGCCAAAGTCTTTGGATTAGGGCAATCTTCTCGTACATGTCGTCATAGCGGTTCTTATATGTACCAGGCGAGAGCACAAAATCGTTTACGTGCCATCCCGAGGCAGCCGCAATGGCAACGCGGCCATCCGAAAGGTTGTCGATCATAGCCCATTCTTCGGCGACGCGCAAAGGGTTCTGCAATGGTAGGACGACGCTTCCAGCTCTGATGGAGAGATGTTTCGTAATCATTGCGAGTGCTGCGCCGGTAACAGAGGGGCTTCCATAAAGACCACCAAACTGTTGAAAGTGTCTTTCTGGCGTCCACACGGCAGAAAAATTATGTTCATCCGCGAACTTGCTGGACTCTAATAACAGTTGATATTTGTGGTCTTGACGTTCTGAGGAATCCGCACTGAAAAAAAACAAGCTGATCTCTGGTGCCATTTCTCGCCCCGCTATAGAAGAATTTAGTCCTATGTACAACCTATCGATGCGTCGGCCAACTCAAAATGCGAGTCGGGCGCCAAAGTAGTGCATTGTTCGAGCTTCGTCTTATACTTTCAAATCCGTAGGGCCGTCCACAAACAAGGAATACGCGACGCTTCTGTGAGCGTTAGAGCCTCGGTGTGACTTGCCGTTGCGTTGAACCTGCTATCTTCTTGTGCAAAGGTCGTGGGAGAGAGAGTACTAGATACCATGACCAAGACACAACGAAGTTAGCAGAAAGAAAAATAGCGGGCAAGATTATTCATTCTATTGGGCAGGGTATTCGCGATAACGTGACTCCATCGCATCGAGGGTCCGCAGAGCACTGGTTAAACCTGTCAGATGGCTTTCCAATCGGCTTGTAGTACGGGGCAGACAAAGCATGCGGCTGTCGGCGAAGCTACCGTCTGCCTAAAATTTAGGTAACCAATTTGTCTACATATGATTACAGTTAAAAATGGCACCAATCTGTAAACCAACGAATCACCAACTTATCGATAGGATAGGGTTTGCTCGTGAGAACCTAAGGAATTGTCACTGTGATTTGGTTTGACGGGACGCTTTCTACACCGTTGTAATCAACGCTCTTTACAAGGTAGCTATAGGTGGAACCACTTGCGACGGCGCTGTCCACATAGGCAGTCTGCGCATCTGGCGAGGCGGTGATCAGTTGAAAAGACCCACTGCTTATCGACCGGTAGATGTTGTAACCTGCTACCGGGTCTGGCGAACTGCTGGGTGCATCCCAATTGAGGTAGACTTCATGCGCCGCCGCTGCCGTACCTATGCCGCTAAGAGCCACCACTGCCGTACCTCCGGTAGTCGAGTTGCTGCTAATCGTGATCTGCCCTGCAGCTCCTCCGGTTGCTGTTGGCTGGAATTGGACCTGCAGCGTGACCGTTTGGGTTGGATTCAGCGTCACCGGTAGGCTTCCACTGATGATGGTGAAACCAGATCCCGTGATCGCCGCTGCGCTTACTGTAACCGGTGAGGTTCCTGTCGAACTTAGCGTCACGGATTGCGTCGCTGCAGTGTTCACGGTCACGCTACCGAAGCTCAGACTGGTGACACTTACTGTCAGCTGCGGGTTCGCTGTAGAGGGCGGGGTGGGGGATGATCCGCCACTACAGGAGGGGACGCAGTCTGCCTGGAAGGAGGCGAGGGCATAGATGGTGGATTTTCTTTGATCAACCAGGATGCCTGGATTACCGGTTGAATACAGGGAATCGGTTGCCGAGACAGAACTTCCGCTGGAGATATCTGTACAGGTGTAGGTGGTCCCGGTGACAAGAAGTTGTATGGTGTCGCCGTTCGCGGCAACAGGACAGTTTGAGGCGATGATGTAGTTGCCAGCACCGTTGGCCAGGGAATAGAGCAGGCCGTAGTCTCCCAGATAACATACGCCGTTGCCAGCCGTATTCATGCGCACGCACACACCGGTGGAGCCCTGCGCCGAAGAATAACCCACGAACTTAGCCTGCGCATACTGGTCATTGGAGAACGAGATCCCGGTATAGGTCGCTAGTCCCTGTTGTCCGGAGACGGAGGGTGCAACCGTACCGCTGTTCTGTGCCAGAGATACATACCCTTGTCCATACGACGACGTGTTGGTCCAGTTTGTCGACAACGCTCCCGATCCACTGAACGTGTCGACTGCGGGATAAGGACTATTGGTATTACAGGAGGGGACGCAGTCTGCCTGGAAGGAGGCGAGGGCATAGACGGTGGATTTTCTTTGATCAACCAAGATGCCTGGATTACCGGTTGAATACAGGGAATCGGTTGCCGAGACAGAACTTCCGCTGGAGATATCTGTACAGGTGTAGGTGGTCCCGGTGACAAGAAGTTGTATGGTGTCGCCGTTCGCGGCAACAGGACAGTTTGAGGCGATGATGTAGTTGCCAGCACCGTTGGCCAGGGAATAGAGCAGGCCGTAGTCTCCCAGATAACATACGCCGTTGCCAGCCGTATTCATGCGCACGCACACACCGGTGGAGCCCTGCGCCGAAGAATAACCCACGAACTTAGCCTGCGCATACTGGTCATTGGAGAACGAGATCCCGGTATAGGTCGCTAGTCCCTGTTGTCCGGAGACGGAGGGTGCAACCGTACCGCTGTTCTGTGCCAGAGATACATACCCTTGTCCATACGACGACGTGTTGGTCCAGTTTGTCGACAACGCTCCCGATCCACTGAACGTGTCGACTGCGGGATAAGGACTATTGGTATTACAGGAGGGGACGCAGTCTGCCTGGAAGGAGGCGAGGGCATAGACGGTGGATTTTCTTTGATCAACCAAGATGCCTGGATTACCGGTTGAATACAGGGAATCGGTTGCCGAGACAGAACTTCCGCTGGAGATATCTGTACAGGTGTAGGTGGTCCCGGTGACAAGAAGTTGTATGGTGTCGCCGTTCGCGGCAACAGGACAGTTTGAGGCGATGATGTAGTTGCCAGCACCGTTGGCCAGGGAATAGAGCAGGCCGTAGTCTCCCAGATAACATACGCCGTTGCCAGCCGTATTCATGCGCACGCACACACCGGTGGAGCCCTGCGCCGAAGAATAACCCACGAACTTAGCCTGCGCATACTGGTCATTGGAGAACGAGATCCCGGTATAGGTCGCTAATCCCTGTTGTCCGGAGACGGAGGGTGCAACCGTGCCGCCGCCCTGCGCCAGAGGAACATATCCTTGTCCATACGACGACGTGTTGGTCCAGTTTGCCGACAACGCTCCCGATCCGCTGAACGTGTCCACCGCGGGATAAGGGGCTACACTCGAGGCCGATGCGAATCTGGAACCCAGGGATAGCGACAGACAGAAAGCCATCGCAAGAGCAAGGGCACCCCACCATTTGCGCAGTTGGGGAGTCTTTGCAGCAGATTGGATGCGAAGTCCATTCGGTTGCTGAACCTCAGCATTATCTGAGCTGCCAGTGATTTCTACAATGTAGTCGGAGGACGAAGAAATAGCGTAGTTATGGAACACGAACATCACCTCTTCAACGTGCAAAACTGCATGGTTTAAGAGGCAGAACGAAAAGGAAAAGAGAAAACGCTAGTCTACGTCTCGTATGACTGCACACCTACCGATTCGGAGGGATATGGGTGCAGTGGGATTTTTCTGTCTTACCTGGCAACTACCATGACGCTGCTCAGGTCGCCGATTCTCATTCCCAAATTTTCATACACATCAAAATATCAAAATGATCTGCACACAGACCAAGACGGCATTGGAAACGCGGGAAAGCTTTTACACCCATTCCTAACATGTCCGGATCGACATCCATGAATGGGGTCGCAATCGCACTAATCGGTCGCTAATTGAACTAACTGTTGGTTTCTGAAATACTGCCCCGTTTATATCAAAGATGTTTCCAGCAAGCAAACATCTTCGGCCAATGCCGCTCTGCGCAGTTACACCTTTGTGCGCGATGCAGCACTCGTCGGATGTTTGGAATTTGCTTTTGCTGCTTGCAACAAATTGAGTGCATATGAGTTATAGGTTGTAGAGCTGTCACGTTTTACTTTTTCTGTAACTCAGGCGGAGCTTAATCCCCGGTACCTTCATCTCTCTGGTGACTCCCTAACCTGCGTGATCACACAAAAATCATGCAAGAGCGAAGTACATGTATGCGATGAGTGGTTGAAGCGGCGAGCGCGCACAAAATCAAACATTCCTGTCAGGGAGCCTTCGGTTCACCCCCCTTAGGGGATGCCAGGCTCTCGCTCTCCCGTTTGTTGGCCTTTATATCCTTGTATAGCTGCAACTCCCTATTGGCGTCTTCTGTGCGACCCGCTCGGCGATAGGCCACTTGGAGTTGATAGTGTACAAACGCGTCGTGAGGATTGATCCTGGCTGCTGTCTCCAAGTGTCCAATAGCCTCTTCTGTCTTTCCGTCCTCCAACAAGACCTTTCCCAATTGGTATTGAGCTTCTGAATAGTTTGGGTTCAGTGCGAGCACGGAGCGTAGAAGGGGGAGCGCTTCTTCTTTGTGGGAAGTTTCGGACAGAGCATACGCCAGGTCGTATTGCGCGTCGATGTCACGTGGGTTGATCTTCAATTCATCTCGCAGTTCTGGAATTGCATCGGCTGGCTTGTCCAGGTGGATCAGGGTCGCGCCTAGCTCGTAGTGAACACCTGGCATCTCCGGATTCTCAGCTGTAATTGTTCGAAAGCAGGGAAGGGCATGTTCATAGTTCGCCGAGGCAGTATATAGCTTGCACACCAGCAGGTGAACGTCGGGCGACAGGTTTCGCGCCGCGAGGATGTCAGCGATCGCGTTGGCTTGCTGCGGTTGATCGGTCCGCACGAGAGAATAGGCCCATGCGTAGGCAGTCCGTGCGTCCTGCATGGCTAGATCGCCGATCGGCGCAAAATTCTTGGACGCGTCAGAGAATCGCTCCAGAGAGAACAGCGACATCGCAAGCATCAGTCTTGAACGCTGGTCCTCGGGACTCGCGGAGACGACACTCGCGAGAGCCCTCGCACTTTCCTGGTACTCTTCCTGCTCGAAGGCTGCGGTACCGAGATTACGCATCAGGCCGGGAGTCGATGGATTCCACTTCTCAGCCTCCTGAAAGTGTTTCAATGCTTCTGCGTACTGCTGTTCATGCGCTTCGGCCGTGCCCCAGTCGTTGAAGCCGGATCCAAGGATCTGTCGCAGTTGGCGCTCGCGTACCTTGAGCCGCTGACTCTCCGCCGTGGACGCCGATGGATGCCTGAGCCTTGTACTCACGTCTTCGAGTTGCTGCATCGCGAGCGTCGTCAGTGCCTGCGAGGACGCCATCACGGCCGCGGGGTCACCCGACGAAGTAGCCTCCTGCTGTTTGTTCTGGAGGTCCTGGAGCTTCCGTGTTGCAGAGTCTATAGTGGCCGGTTGCCGTGAATTCGCTTGTTGAGAAGACTGGCTGCGTAGTTCGCCCACCGTGCCTACGGTCAGCAGGAGCAGCAGCGAGATTCGAGCGGTAGAGATCATTCGGTTATAGTGCCATGCCCAAGGTGGCCTCGTCGCGAAGATAGGGCGTTGCGGCGATTTGCCTTGGTCGGTACCTCTAGGCATTTTCGCGTAAAGTATTCGATAAATGGGAGTTACGGGTGGACTTGTCCGTTTTTGAAAGTGGGAAGTCTCTTGATTCAAGGGTTTGAGAGATGTAGCGGTTGTAAAGTATTGGTTTGATGATACTTATCGCATAAGTATTTCTTCTTTAATGGATCAGGGTTCCAAAAAGAAAGGCCCCGGCTTCCCAGCCGAGGCTCTTTCATCTCTATATCCAGAATAGCAGGTTGAGGTAATTAATCTGCCACGTGGATGTTATTGATATGAATGTAGATAAGAGAAATTAGGGCTTGACATCCTAAATTTGGGAGCAAAATGCGATTTGGTACAGCGACTTTTGCAGACCATTTCTGATTCGGCTCCATTTTAAGGATGGATCAATTGGTTTGCTAGGACACCGGGCAGACTCCGGATCTTCTGGAGTCTGCCCGGAAAGGGGGTTAGAAGTTCACATGGAGGCCGTACTGGATCTGCCGGGCGTTCCCGATCAAACCGCTTGATGTCCCGAAGCCCGTCTGCAGATCCTGGGCGCTGACGATGTTGTTCGTAGCGCTGCAGGGAGCATAGAGGCTGTGGCCTGTGCTTGCATTTGTTCCGATCGGCCCTCCGCAGTTGACCGCCGAGACAGGCGAGCCCTGCGAGAGTGAAGCGGGGTTGAAGTTCGGGTGGTTGAAGAGGTTGAAGAAGTCCAGGCTGAACTTGATCGTGGCCTTCTCATGGAACAGAGGCCAGTTCTTGTCCAGAGACATGTCCGTGTTGTTGAAGTTCGGTCCGCCGACGACACCCCTCTGCGCCATATTGCTGGGGAGTGTGCCAAGCGCATACCCGATCAGAGTAAATGCTCCTGGATTGATGATCGTGTTGGTGTGACGGTTAGCGACGGGGCTTTGTCCCGTCAACAGAGGACGCTGCGGCGACGTAAAGCCGGTCTGCACCAAGGCACCGCTCTGGTTCAACTGGCTCGTATACGTTTTACCGGTAGCCGGGTTGATGCCGAGGTTGTTCTCGTGCGCTCCTTGGAAGATGGTGAAGTTGTTGCCATTCTGAGACGTAAGGATGGTCGCCAACTCCCATCCTCCGAGCACGCCGCGCATCATCGCAT encodes:
- a CDS encoding tetratricopeptide repeat protein, with product MISTARISLLLLLTVGTVGELRSQSSQQANSRQPATIDSATRKLQDLQNKQQEATSSGDPAAVMASSQALTTLAMQQLEDVSTRLRHPSASTAESQRLKVRERQLRQILGSGFNDWGTAEAHEQQYAEALKHFQEAEKWNPSTPGLMRNLGTAAFEQEEYQESARALASVVSASPEDQRSRLMLAMSLFSLERFSDASKNFAPIGDLAMQDARTAYAWAYSLVRTDQPQQANAIADILAARNLSPDVHLLVCKLYTASANYEHALPCFRTITAENPEMPGVHYELGATLIHLDKPADAIPELRDELKINPRDIDAQYDLAYALSETSHKEEALPLLRSVLALNPNYSEAQYQLGKVLLEDGKTEEAIGHLETAARINPHDAFVHYQLQVAYRRAGRTEDANRELQLYKDIKANKRESESLASPKGGEPKAP
- a CDS encoding cytochrome b N-terminal domain-containing protein; its protein translation is MPDPEHPLSQENQRPISGWMKWLDRRTDIHSLLNEALDEPIPGGARWAYVFGSGLLYLFLSQVITGVFLTLYYVPSSDHAHTTVSYISKVVSSGLFLRSIHAYGATAIIILLFLHISQTLLYGSYKGRRELLWLSGCFLLALMLGMAFTGYLLPWDQKAYFATAVGTNIISEVPLIGEPLQQLLRGGPQMGTLTLSRFFVLHVFVLPGMLIAFIAMHVFLFRKAGAAGPFKEDPVYPKLPTQKFYPRQLVMDMVASLLIVLALALVAYFVPVHLGPEANTSDTSYIPRPEWYYLPIFQWLKVVSGRWSLFGGILLPGLLALLFAAIPFLDRGRERRPWKRPVVVAGFAIFVACYAGLGAISYRDDRTDQNVAAQLTRQKQAEIDYMRQPFQIQSQPSNPVPVALVTADPLIAKGTAIFAEQPCGGCHGDRGEGTTEAPALIGIGQKYSSNQLAFLLHHRTPQMIKGGMPPVDLNQADTDALVAYLRSLK
- a CDS encoding choice-of-anchor D domain-containing protein, yielding MFVFHNYAISSSSDYIVEITGSSDNAEVQQPNGLRIQSAAKTPQLRKWWGALALAMAFCLSLSLGSRFASASSVAPYPAVDTFSGSGALSANWTNTSSYGQGYVPLAQGGGTVAPSVSGQQGLATYTGISFSNDQYAQAKFVGYSSAQGSTGVCVRMNTAGNGVCYLGDYGLLYSLANGAGNYIIASNCPVAANGDTIQLLVTGTTYTCTDISSGSSVSATDSLYSTGNPGILVDQRKSTVYALASFQADCVPSCNTNSPYPAVDTFSGSGALSTNWTNTSSYGQGYVSLAQNSGTVAPSVSGQQGLATYTGISFSNDQYAQAKFVGYSSAQGSTGVCVRMNTAGNGVCYLGDYGLLYSLANGAGNYIIASNCPVAANGDTIQLLVTGTTYTCTDISSGSSVSATDSLYSTGNPGILVDQRKSTVYALASFQADCVPSCNTNSPYPAVDTFSGSGALSTNWTNTSSYGQGYVSLAQNSGTVAPSVSGQQGLATYTGISFSNDQYAQAKFVGYSSAQGSTGVCVRMNTAGNGVCYLGDYGLLYSLANGAGNYIIASNCPVAANGDTIQLLVTGTTYTCTDISSGSSVSATDSLYSTGNPGILVDQRKSTIYALASFQADCVPSCSGGSSPTPPSTANPQLTVSVTSLSFGSVTVNTAATQSVTLSSTGTSPVTVSAAAITGSGFTIISGSLPVTLNPTQTVTLQVQFQPTATGGAAGQITISSNSTTGGTAVVALSGIGTAAAAHEVYLNWDAPSSSPDPVAGYNIYRSISSGSFQLITASPDAQTAYVDSAVASGSTYSYLVKSVDYNGVESVPSNQITVTIP
- a CDS encoding ubiquinol-cytochrome c reductase iron-sulfur subunit, yielding MPAPAHLPEQMPVPVPERRSFLGLLLAAAGGLVSATLAIPLMRFATFPLRVPSEEASWSDVGKIDEFLSLAEPVARTIDVKKIDGWRSSVVQNGVYIVPTGSGNFKVLSSVCPHLGCAVRWIGKRDKFICPCHGGTFTNIGVHISGPPLRAMDELESKVENGILKVRFQYFRQLVAKKEPVG
- a CDS encoding MupA/Atu3671 family FMN-dependent luciferase-like monooxygenase; translation: MAPEISLFFFSADSSERQDHKYQLLLESSKFADEHNFSAVWTPERHFQQFGGLYGSPSVTGAALAMITKHLSIRAGSVVLPLQNPLRVAEEWAMIDNLSDGRVAIAAASGWHVNDFVLSPGTYKNRYDDMYEKIALIQRLWRGEKIPLVNGEGVTIDVGILPAPIQKELPVWITGQSDDSFLNAGKLGFNVLTANFALKHDLKEFTRKAQIYRDSIQAHHGRRGHITLMAHTFVGENAEEIKTIARPAMAKYLKVNIGMQKDHSLGAKQSKGFSQISERESEIMINIQVNNDLHSELSFIGTLDQCAHQAEFLSEHEVDEIACLIDFGIGMEDVMASLRRLSTLVT